The Pochonia chlamydosporia 170 chromosome 1, whole genome shotgun sequence genome window below encodes:
- a CDS encoding 26S proteasome regulatory subunit rpn-8 (similar to Aspergillus terreus NIH2624 XP_001209506.1), translated as MPTTTAETLSLVTRNVSVAPLVLLSAVDHYNRTVQNKTKRRVVGVLLGQNDGKNVRVSNSFAVPFEEDDKDPSVWFLDHNYVESMNDMFKKVNAREKLIGWYHSGPKLRASDLEINELFKRYTPNPLLVIIDVQPKESGVPTDAYFAVEEIKDDGTTTSRTFVHTPSIIEAEEAEEIGVEHLLRDIRDVAVGTLSTRVTNQLQSLQGLHLRLRDIGAYLQKVLDGQLPVNHAILGNLQDVFNLLPNLSSPEVDGKSGGGELAYAMSIKTNDQLMAIYLSSLIRAITAFHDLIENKIQNRQQQEDKESKIEENGAKDEKKENGVSGQSGQSGESKETGDKQKEGKEKKK; from the exons ATGCCTACTACCACTGCAGAAACTCTCTCCCTCGTTACCAGGAACGTCTCCGTTGCCCCCCTGGTACTGCTTTCCGCAGTCGATCATTACAATCGAACGGTTCAGAATAAAACAAAACGACGAGTAGTTGGCGTACTCCTAGGGCAAAACGATGGGAAAAATGTGAGGGTGTCCAATAGCTTTGCTG TGCCgtttgaggaagatgatAAAGACCCGTCCGTATGGTTTCTGGATCACAATTACGTGGAATCAATGAACGACATGTTCAAAAAAGTGAACGCAAGAGAGAAGCTGATTGGCTGGTACCACTCTGGCCCGAAACTACGAGCTTCAGATCTCGAGATCAACGAACTCTTCAAGCGATACACCCCTAACCCActtcttgtcatcatcgATGTCCAGCCCAAGGAGTCCGGCGTCCCGACTGATGCCTACTTCGCTGTCGAAGAAATTAAAGAT GACGGTACTACGACTTCCAGAACCTTCGTTCACACGCCTTCCATAAtcgaggccgaggaggccgaggagatCGGCGTTGAGCATTTGCTACGAGACATCCGAGATGTTGCCGTTGGTACGCTATCCACACGTGTTACAAACCAGCTTCAGTCCCTTCAGGGCCTTCACTTGCGCTTGAGAGACATTGGCGCGTATCTTCAGAAGGTTCTAGATGGCCAATTGCCAGTAAATCATGCAATTTTAGGCAATCTACAGGACGTCTTCAACTTACTACCGAACCTGTCCTCTCCTGAAGTTGACGGCAAGTCCGGCGGGGGAGAGTTGGCCTATGCGATGAGCATCAAAACGAACGACCAACTCATGGCCATTTATCTTAGCAGTTTGATACGTGCCATTACGGCGTTCCACGACCTCATAGAAAACAAGATTCAAAAtaggcagcagcaggaggatAAGGAGTCTAAAATAGAGGAAAATGGAGCTAAAGATGagaaaaaggagaatggCGTCAGTGGGCAGAGTGGGCAGAGTGGGGAGTCTAAAGAAACTGGGGACAAACAGAAAGAaggcaaggagaagaagaaatag
- a CDS encoding adenylate kinase (ATP-AMP transphosphorylase) (similar to Metarhizium acridum CQMa 102 XP_007815101.1) encodes MAGRTEILGKVTAGKITRNLTPYPQPWFCRQRFFTQNSGFQTSVAILFLPPIRPPASEHPNCCILSRCELALEVQAFRLPIDIDTVSFESRSSYPFVTMGFVEDELKQLKEVIGNLDSRIKQLEKRTTGSSPSTEEIRMIIMGPPGAGKGTQAPKIKERFSCCHLATGDMLRSQVAKKTPLGREAKKIMDQGGLVSDDIVIGMIKEELENNKECQGGFILDGFPRTVPQAEGLDAMLQKRNQKLQHAVELQIDDSLLVARITGRLIHPASGRSYHSTFNPPKEAMKDDVTGEPLVQRSDDNADALKKRLVTYHKQTTPVVEYYQKTGIWKGVDASQQPGQVWKHMLDILEGNKINGSGILGRIASRN; translated from the exons ATGGCAGGACGGACGGAGATTCTGGGCAAAGTGACAGCCGGCAAAATCACAAGAAATCTAACTCCGTATCCCCAGCCTTGGTTCTGCCGACAACGCTTCTTCACCCAGAACAGCGGATTCCAAACCTCCGTCGCAATTCTTTTCTTGCCGCCCATTCGTCCTCCCGCCTCTGAACACCCCAATTGCTGTATTTTGTCACGGTGCGAGCTTGCTCTCGAAGTACAAGCATTTAGGTTACCAATTGACATCGACACCGTCTCTTTTGAATCAAGATCTTCATACCCTTTTGTGACCATGGGCTTCGTCGAGGATGAGCTCAAACAGCTCAAGGAGGTCATTGGCAACCTCGACTCGCGCATCAAGCAGCTTGAGAAGCGCACCACGGGCTCATCGCCTTCCACCGAAGAAATCCGAATGATTATCATGGGACCGCCTGGAGCTG GCAAAGGAACGCAGGCGCCAAAAATCAAGGAACGATTCTCCTGCTGCCACCTG GCCACAGGCGACATGCTGCGTTCTCAGGTTGCGAAGAAAACACCGCTCGGCCGAGAGGCGAAGAAAATCATGGACCAGGGCGGTCTTGTTAGTGACGATATTGTCATTGGTATGATTAAAGAGGAACTTGAAAATAACaaagaatgccaaggagg GTTCATCCTTGATGGATTTCCTCGGACAGTCCCCCAAGCCGAAGGCCTGGATGCCATGCTTCAAAAGCGAAACCAGAAACTGCAGCATGCTGTCGAACTTCAAATCGACGACTCGTTGCTTGTCGCACGTATCACTGGGCGATTGATCCATCCTGCGTCTGGCCGATCTTATCACAGCACCTTCAATCCTCCAAAAGAGGCTATGAAGGATGATGTGACAGGCGAGCCGCTGGTTCAGCGAAGCGACGACAATGCAGATGCGTTGAAGAAGCGTCTAGTAACATATCACAAGCAAACTACGCCTGTTGTTGAGTACTATCAAAAAACTGGCATCTGGAAAGGTGTCGATGCCAGCCAGCAACCCGGACAAGTGTGGAAGCACATGCTGGATATATTGGAGGGAAACAAGATCAACGGGTCCGGTATACTCGGCCGAATTGCCAGTAGGAACTAG
- a CDS encoding microtubule binding protein HOOK3 (similar to Cordyceps militaris CM01 XP_006672682.1): MAPPAASKAMPNYTPSAQTALLKSANRVFDLDHAAESLDELTNGIALAHILHELDSEFDPSHLESIHGTSKYLTNKRNIQAVYKGLFRFIRRQVPELSCQAKKFDYHAVAENPDSQGISQLLAVMVSAAALGPDNGKYVPRIQHGLDRENQAEIMQIIRAMQQDVANYKDDDDLDEAIDAVMEARDIDLLVEEQNAALRQQLESTKKNLSDYITRLEYLQQSHEELKYEKEKNDRELEVLRKATQDGANSAEAIKLLEAQVHEQMEIITRNEETIRNHDRVKSHLEGEVQRLNQKSIQADELRDQVAEWRHKAEEFEKKANTAERYKQKLESQQHLAKEVQNLQYEKAELQEQLRSLVNDRERNDRTRKAEDELTKMITQSEQHLWDERNQKNQLIKDVATLEEELARLKAQRTHDERFIQDLQEQLQQGPDGATQASNMGTTTGAFNLEDELNNAADEDRQTNLPLQLSRFKAENELLRRTLGSTGDAALLRRELEEQRRQRDRLQQNYNDIFEKHTINQEQITALTNDSTDEGSQAFIALRTQLIGSQSELDATRKRAAELQTQISDTDRELLAAKARVSAAEKGGVEAIDELKSTDKLISESLKAELDRLREDYNFAVSERDAQKSQLIEALLAKDKLRKEVEDTKELQESSTAGPPDTDVSDAMKKSTEKIEKLRTRLKERKLQLEQSEQEKLDLQNRLKSAPGGESSAAQRVAADQLIKNLQRENALIATAWYDLTSRLQSNHVVLQRRPDAPRSWLNKQRQMVNGQLRQRDLLYLY; the protein is encoded by the exons ATGGCTCCTCCGGCGGCATCCAAAGCGATGCCAAATTATACACCCAGCGCGCAGACTGCTCTTTTGAAGTCG GCAAATCGCGTGTTCGACTTGGACCACGCCGCTGAATCCCTCGACGAATTGACAAATGGCATAGCGCTTGCCCACATCCTTCACGAATTGGACTCCGAATTCGATCCATCGCATCTTGAGTCAATTCATGGGACGTCGAAGTATTTGACAAACAAGCGAAACATCCAGGCAGTTTACAAGGGCCTCTTCAGATTCATCCGCCGACAAGTTCCTGAGCTCAGCTgccaagcaaagaaattTGACTATCATGCTGTGGCAGAAAATCCCGACTCCCAGGGTATCAGCCAG TTACTTGCGGTCATGgtctctgctgctgccttgggcCCCGACAACGGCAAGTATGTCCCAAGAATACAACACGGCCTCGACCGTGAGAATCAGGCCGAAATTATGCAGATCATACGCGCTATGCAGCAAGATGTTGCCAATTAcaaggacgatgatgacttggacGAAGCTATTGATGCTGTTATGGAGGCAAGAGATATTGATCTTCTGGTGGAAGAACAAAACGCCGCCCTTCGTCAACAGCTTGAAAGCACCAAGAAAAATCTTTCGGATTACATTACCCGCTTGGAATATCTCCAGCAAAGTCATGAAGAGCTGAAATacgaaaaagaaaagaacgaTCGTGAGCTTGAGGTCTTGCGGAAAGCTACACAAGACGGTGCCAATAGTGCAGAAGCTATCAAACTGCTTGAGGCACAGGTGCATGAACAAATGGAAATTATAACAAGGAATGAAGAAACCATTCGCAACCACGATCGCGTTAAATCACATCTAGAAGGCGAGGTCCAGAGGTTAAATCAAAAGAGCATCCAAGCGGATGAACTCAGGGACCAGGTTGCAGAGTGGAGACACAAGGCTGAGGAGTTTGAAAAGAAAGCCAATACAGCCGAGAGGTATAAACAGAAACTGGAATCTCAGCAGCACCTTGCCAAAGAGGTGCAGAATTTGCAATACGAGAAGGCAGAGCTCCAAGAGCAACTGCGTTCCCTTGTGAATGACAGGGAAAGGAACGATAGAACCCGAAAGGCCGAAGATGAACTCACTAAAATGATTACACAGTCTGAGCAACACTTATGGGATGAGCGTAATCAAAAAAACCAGTTGATCAAGGATGTTGCTACTCTAGAGGAAGAGTTGGCTAGACTGAAAGCTCAGAGAACACACGATGAAAGGTTCATCCAGGACTTGCAGGAACAGTTGCAACAAGGGCCAGACGGCGCCACGCAAGCTAGCAACATGGGGACGACAACTGGTGCATTCAATCTGGAGGATGAGCTAAACAACGCAGCCGATGAAGACAGACAGACGAACCTTCCCCTACAACTATCACGGTTCAAGGCCGAAAATGAGCTCCTAAGACGAACCCTCGGGTCAACAGGTGACGCTGCCCTCCTCAGACGTGAGCTTGAAGAGCAACGCAGGCAGCGGGATCGTCTGCAACAGAATTATAATGATATCTTCGAAAAGCACACAATAAACCAAGAACAAATTACAGCATTGACGAATGACTCCACTGATGAGGG GTCCCAAGCTTTTATTGCCTTGCGCACTCAGCTTATTGGGTCGCAGAGTGAACTTGATGCGACGAGGAAACGGGCCGCTGAATTGCAAACTCAGATTTCAGATACCGATCGAGAGCTTCTTGCTGCTAAAGCAAGAGTCTCCGCCGCAGAGAAAGGCGGAGTTGAGGCAATTGATGAGCTGAAGAGCACCGACAAACTAATATCCGAATCTCTCAAAGCAGAACTAGACAGGCTAAGAGAAGATTATAATTTTGCCGTCAGTGAACGAGACGCTCAAAAGTCCCAGCTGATTGAAGCACTCCTTGCCAAAGACAAGCTCAGAAAGGAAGTCGAGGATACAAAAGAGTTGCAGGAGAGCTCAACAGCTGGGCCACCGGATACAGATGTGTCGGACGCGATGAAGAAGTCCACTGAAAAGATAGAAAAACTGCGTACACGCCTCAAGGAACGCAAACTG CAACTCGAGCAGTCAGAGCAAGAGAAGCTCGATCTGCAAAATCGCCTTAAATCTGCACCAGGTGGTGAGAGTTCCGCCGCCCAAAGG GTTGCTGCCGATCAACTTATCAAGAACCTTCAGAGGGAAAATGCCCTCATTGCGACAGCATGGTATGATCTCACAAGTAGATTACAGAGCAATCACGTCGTGCTTCAGCGTCGGCCTGATGCCCCACGTAGCTGGCTGAACAAGCAGAGGCAGATGGTCAATGGTCAGTTGCGCCAACGCGACTTGCTCTACCTCTACTGA
- a CDS encoding 40S ribosomal protein S23 (similar to Cordyceps militaris CM01 XP_006672679.1), with protein MAGGKPRGLNAARKLRTNRKDQKWADLHYKKRALGTAFKSSPFGGSSHAKGIVLEKVGVEAKQPNSAIRKCVRVQLIKNGKKVTAFVPNDGCLNFVDENDEVLLAGFGRKGKAKGDIPGVRFKVVKVSGVGLLALWKEKKEKPRS; from the exons ATGGCTGGAGGCAAACCCCGTGGTCTTAACGCGGCGCGAAAGCTGCGAACGAACCGAAAGGACCAGAAATGGGCCGACCTGCACTACAAGAAGCGTGCCCTAGGCACTGCTTTCAAATCATCTCCGTTCGGTGGCTCTTCTCACGCTAAGGGAATTGTGCTGGAgaaggttggtgttgaggccaAGCAACCCAACTCGGCTATTCGAAAGTGTGTGCGTGTGCAGTTGatcaagaatggcaagaaggtcACTGCCTTTG TTCCCAACGACGGTTGCTTGAATTTCGTTGACGAAAACGATGAAGTCCTCCTGGCTGGGTTCGGTCGAAAGGGCAAAGCGAAGGGTGATATTCCAGGTGTGCGATTCAAGGTCGTCAAGGTTTCGGGAGTTGGTTTGTTGGCCCtgtggaaggaaaagaaagagaagccTCGTTCTTAA
- a CDS encoding para-hydroxybenzoate polyprenyltransferase precursor (similar to Beauveria bassiana ARSEF 2860 XP_008603557.1), translating to MGFPALGIDLLSNWSALTAAVCLYSSNIAWTVLYDMIYAHMDIKDDAKAGIKSIALKHDAQTKQILTGLAATQIALLAAAGTAAGAGPAFFIGSCGGAAITLALMIKKVNLKSVKNCWWWFVNGCWITGGTISLGLAADYFIRLSEDHTHGQNKDLGPL from the coding sequence ATGGGGTTCCCGGCCTTGGGCATAGATCTATTGTCAAATTGGTCTGCTTTAACAGCTGCAGTATGCCTCTATAGCTCTAATATTGCCTGGACAGTCCTGTACGACATGATCTATGCTCATATGGATATCAAGGATGACGCCAAGGCTGGGATCAAGAGTATAGCCCTGAAACATGATGCGCAAACGAAGCAAATTCTTACAGGGCTAGCTGCAACACagattgctcttcttgctgcAGCAGGCACTGCCGCCGGTGCTGGGCCAGCCTTCTTTATAGGGAGCTGCGGGGGAGCTGCCATTACTTTGGCTCTCATGATCAAAAAGGTCAACTTGAAAAGCGTCAAAAactgttggtggtggtttgtgaaCGGATGCTGGATCACAGGCGGCACCATCAGCCTGGGCCTGGCGGCGGACTACTTCATTCGGCTTTCAGAGGACCATACTCATGGCCAGAACAAGGATCTTGGGCCACTTTAA
- a CDS encoding JmjC domain-containing protein (similar to Neosartorya fischeri NRRL 181 XP_001267420.1) — translation MPTSLHPQAKFDPIPPDLDLHGLADRTPNFKWVQRVSRSQILNLGQQGFEKLIQIHVITGGKPLVIDGWDALLSKDLFSVKWLEKAYDKKQENVRDITAGADIPMTTGHYLRSMKQLTNQWTPQNFRDERRQRLYLKDIDCPDEWRDALQRVLHPSLFYLNENVAAPLSPDTAEMDSAGTRRDRELYPGGRPAAPAGDLMSSLPEEMRAENLMCYIGHEGTYTPAHREMCASVGHNIMVEASDDSFGEKSGSSIWFMTESKDRDVVREYFLSMLGHDIEIEKHFAQINAWKKAPFDVYLVEQRAGDFIIIPPLAAHQVWNRGTRTMKVAWNRITPETLRLALREALPKARLVCRDEQYKNKAIIYFTLQKYYHLLKDIERQEDMNQTSFMGIGRDIVRNSPRARQLAGDFKSLFNLFTEILVEEAFAYKEKQVESLAFDSCVTCSYCRSNIFNRFLTCKHCTRILASGDEDAYDVCMECYAMGRSCACVSGLQWCEQWSWAQLSEKYELWREMIIINDGFVDLQRSPPPFEAARQKSARKSVAQICQEALIRRPWKDITKQDYGKAPSDSDPGDIEDGPKKKPKRKKKQGQVRRCHVCCHKDYSYRVHECSNPECAEAYCYGVLYRAFDMMPQSVLQDENWQCPKCLGICNCGYCRRAGNTNPYTPKNTSLGHDTRPVADDRSVEALVDFRVHNLSWLKAAGEESRSKNSRRMQKLRQQADHAKARSTLSRSEDEAALLGRGECYQSSVAADTEHQELEAQDIHDYSALPTKYEGDAHASTGVEQQADLAVVASTTQDGRSNYPDPSMASSYGIGMGYYEQDDTPDKILFDPYKAPPIGTIHMADLDVPDSVKKTIRAAKRKARRENEDPDFVIGKSNYKKVRRASGSDMLDNMDPALFDVASSTSSTLPQKRQGSKTFQYDSLDAVNKFPGAAVTENSQEPMFNEPALRHARPLASYVEVDDADMEVDISGMNNEEPKDAISTDDRIADPSEEHQISEDQSDNGGNAQSNGLGHELSATSKKLKPTYSGKRRGRPRKPLSQPSSRIQQARPTTEPAPPIHTPASQRGRGRGRGRPRKSLVVSLRQPDLPVDAEMATLQEWDRSPKQPSGILNRIRHGNRQSGTGPPTTSTAQQYDGRSPARGITKNMVSQELRTQDLGSDKRAKIRSSAKDHNLQSDTNVVLHPRNSTSVNQPFMSMAERLALKGKRFKIGKRRTATSTSRKDGDAEFDPRETPIPAVWSQSQSKSPSVCHEASNRSDTPQDLQSSSSSPSSQMANQHKLISKPSATGQKTIVRLTDVVSSGDEDAGSNNLDPMVSSSDESGDGDIPADRAAMRQNASSRISSLALNHGRGRGRGRGRPRGRPRGRLSGPGRNHRQAT, via the exons ATGCCAACTTCTTTACATCCGCAAGCAAAATTCGACCCCATTCCTCCAGATCTTGACCTACATGGTCTGGCAGACAGGACGCCAAACTTTAAATGGGTCCAAAGGGTTTCGAGGTCTCAAATactcaatcttggccaacaaGGGTTTGAGAAGCTCATCCAAATCCATGTTATCACTGGGGGCAAACCGCTCGTCATCGATGGCTGGGATGCATTGTTATCAAAGGACCTCTTCAGCGTCAAATGGCTAGAGAAAGCTTATGACAAAAAAC AGGAAAATGTGCGCGATATTACAGCCGGTGCCGATATTCCTATGACGACGGGACATTATCTCAGGTCGATGAAGCAATTGACGAACCAATGGACTCCACAAAACTTCCGAGATGAGCGCCGGCAGAGACTTTACTTGAAGGATATTGATTGCCCGGATGAGTGGCGAGATGCACTACAACGAGTATTGCATCCGAGTTTATTTTATCTCAATGAAAATGTTGCAGCGCCTCTTTCACCAGATACTGCAGAAATGGATTCTGCAGGCACGAGACGGGACAGGGAGCTGTATCCAGGCGGACGACCTGCTGCTCCCGCAGGTGACCTTATGTCAAGCTTACCAGAGGAGATGCGAGCTGAAAATTTGATGTGCTATATTGGCCACGAAGGCACGTACACACCAGCTCATCGGGAAATGTGTGCCTCTGTTGGGCATAATATCATGGTAGAAGCTTCGGACGACAGTTTTGGCGAGAAGTCCGGAAGTTCGATCTGGTTCATGACTGAGAGTAAAGATCGCGACGTGGTTCGCGAATACTTTTTGTCGATGCTCGGCCATGATATCGAAATCGAAAAGCATTTTGCACAAATCAATGCTTGGAAAAAGGCCCCCTTTGACGTTTACCTTGTGGAACAGCGCGCTGGTGATTTCATAATAATCCCACCACTTGCGGCGCATCAGGTGTGGAATAGAGGCACAAGGACAATGAAAGTAGCCTGGAACCGAATCACTCCTGAGACTCTTCGCTTGGCATTACGCGAAGCTCTTCCAAAAGCTAGACTAGTGTGTCGCGATGAGCAGTACAAGAACAAGGCGATTATCTACTTCACACTCCAGAAATACTATCACCTACTGAAGGACATcgaaagacaagaagacaTGAATCAGACCAGTTTTATGGGAATCGGGAGGGACATTGTCCGAAATTCTCCGCGGGCAAGACAGCTTGCTGGGGATTTCAAATCCTTGTTCAATCTTTTCACAGAAATCCTTGTGGAGGAAGCCTTTGCGTATAAAGAGAAGCAAGTGGAATCTTTAGCCTTTGACTCATGCGTTACTTGCTCCTACTGCCGCTCCAACATATTCAACCGCTTTCTCACTTGCAAACACTGCACAAGAATTCTTGCCAGCGGCGATGAGGATGCATATGATGTGTGCATGGAATGTTACGCTATGGGGCGTTCTTGTGCGTGCGTATCCGGCCTCCAATGGTGTGAGCAGTGGTCTTGGGCTCAACTTAGCGAGAAGTACGAACTGTGGCGTGAGATGATCATCATCAATGATGGCTTTGTCGATTTACAACGCTCACCTCCGCCGTTCGAGGCTGCTCGACAAAAGTCGGCAAGAAAGTCAGTCGCACAGATATGCCAGGAGGCTCTCATCAGGCGACCATGGAAAGATATCACAAAACAGGACTATGGTAAAGCTCCAAGTGATTCAGACCCGGGGGATATCGAGGATGGTCCTAAAAAGAAACCTaagagaaaaaagaaacaggGGCAAGTCCGCCGTTGCCACGTATGCTGTCACAAAGACTACAGCTATCGAGTTCACGAATGTTCCAATCCCGAATGCGCGGAGGCATATTGTTATGGCGTTCTCTATAGGGCTTTTGACATGATGCCCCAGTCGGTCTTACAAGACGAAAATTGGCAGTGCCCTAAATGTCTTGGCATTTGTAATTGCGGCTATTGCCGCCGGGCAGGAAACACGAACCCCTATACTCCCAAGAATACCTCTCTTGGACATGATACTCGCCCTGTTGCCGATGACCGGAGCGTTGAGGCTCTAGTCGACTTCCGCGTGCATAATTTGTCCTGGCTTAAAGCtgcaggagaagaaagccgcagcaagaacagTCGGCGAATGCAGAAGTTACGCCAACAAGCAGATCACGCAAAGGCAAGAAGCACGCTGAGCAGATCCGAGGACGAAGCTGCTCTTCTAGGACGCGGGGAGTGCTATCAAAGCAGCGTAGCCGCTGACACAGAGCATCAGGAACTCGAAGCGCAAGACATTCACGACTACTCCGCCCTCCCAACGAAATATGAAGGAGATGCGCACGCCTCAACCGGGGTAGAGCAGCAGGCAGACTTGGCAGTGGTTGCGTCAACTACACAAGATGGAAGGTCTAACTACCCCGATCCGTCCATGGCGTCAAGCTATGGTATAGGAATGGGATACTATGAACAGGATGACACGCCCGATAAAATCCTCTTTGATCCATACAAAGCACCTCCCATTGGAACCATACACATGGCTGACCTCGACGTACCTGATTCTGTCAAGAAGACTATTCGAGCAGCCAAACGGAAAGCAAGGCGAGAAAATGAAGACCCGGACTTTGTTATTGGAAAATCAAATTACAAAAAGGTTCGGCGTGCGAGTGGTTcagacatgttggacaaTATGGACCCAGCCCTCTTCGATGTGGCCTCGTCTACGTCGTCAACTTTACCCCAGAAGAGGCAAGGATCCAAAACTTTTCAATATGATTCCTTGGATGCAGTCAATAAATTCCCAGGAGCAGCGGTGACGGAGAATTCCCAAGAGCCCATGTTCAACGAACCTGCCTTACGTCATGCAAGGCCTTTGGCGTCATATGTGGAAGTCGATGATGCTGATATGGAAGTAGACATCAGTGGTATGAATAATGAAGAGCCAAAGGATGCAATCAGCACAGATGATCGAATTGCAGATCCTTCTGAAGAGCATCAAATCTCGGAAGACCAAAGTGACAACGGCGGCAACGCTCAGTCCAATGGCCTCGGCCACGAATTATCGGCCACgtcgaagaagctgaagccaACCTATAGTGGCAAACGACGCGGCCGCCCCCGAAAGCCACTCTCACAACCTAGTTCAAGGATCCAGCAAGCAAGGCCGACAACCGAACCGGCACCTCCAATACACACCCCTGCTTCACAGCGCGGGCGTGGTCGCGGTCGCGGTCGCCCAAGAAAGTCACTAGTGGTTTCACTCAGACAGCCTGATCTACCCGTCGACGCGGAAATGGCCACATTGCAGGAATGGGATAGATCTCCAAAGCAGCCTTCCGGCATCTTGAACAGAATTCGCCATGGTAACAGGCAGTCAGGAACTGGTCCACCCACCACGTCAACCGCACAACAGTATGATGGCAGATCACCGGCACGGGGAATTACGAAGAACATGGTATCCCAAGAACTAAGAACCCAAGACTTAGGCAGTGATAAACGCGCCAAGATACGGTCCTCCGCTAAAGATCACAATCTACAGTCAGACACGAACGTGGTCCTTCACCCAAGGAACTCGACGTCTGTGAACCAGCCATTCATGTCAATGGCAGAAAGACTAGCCCTCAAAGGGAAGAGGTTCAAAATTGGGAAGCGAAGAACGGCTACTAGTACGTCAAGGAAGGACGGAGACGCCGAATTTGATCCTCGTGAAACACCGATCCCTGCAGTttggagccagagccagtcCAAGTCACCGAGCGTTTGTCACGAAGCAAGCAATCGCAGTGATACGCCGCAGGATTTGCAAAGCTCATCTTCGAGcccatcaagccaaatgGCCAACCAGCATAAGTTGATTTCCAAGCCGTCTGCCACGGGCCAGAAAACGATTGTTCGCCTAACGGATGTGGTATCCAGCGGCGACGAGGACGCGGGCTCCAATAATCTTGACCCAATGGTATCATCCAGTGACGAgagtggtgatggtgacatCCCCGCAGACAGAGCGGCCATGAGGCAAAATGCTTCATCCCGAATCAGTTCCCTTGCCCTAAATCatggaaggggaaggggaagggggagAGGACGCCCCAGAGGACGCCCCAGAGGACGTCTGAGCGGTCCCGGCCGCAATCACCGCCAAGCCACTTGA